In one Apteryx mantelli isolate bAptMan1 chromosome 33, bAptMan1.hap1, whole genome shotgun sequence genomic region, the following are encoded:
- the LOC136994857 gene encoding FAS-associated death domain protein-like, whose protein sequence is MAVAAAGERETLLALQCALPDEQFQAFKYLLEGQIPLSQLRPATRPDLCSLLLQHFPGQALRKAGVILRQLSRLDLVQRFQLPGAEDVLGSSALPGVAAGFSGMSAGERRLLTERDLMQVAQKTGREWQEVGIQCLGLEKSRLEQIREDNPNNVVMQVFEMLREWLRREKQHATALHLHACLAQANVNPEVLTFLQSIGGV, encoded by the exons atggcggtggcggcggcgggggagcgcgAGACCCTGCTGGCCCTGCAGTGCGCCCTCCCCGACGAGCAGTTCCAGGCCTTCAAGTACCTCCTGGAAGGGCAGATCCCGCTGAGCCAGCTGCGTCCCGCCACCCGGCCCGACCtctgcagcctcctgctccaGCACTTCCCCGGCCAGGCCCTGCGCAAGGCCGGCGTCATCCTCCGCCAGCTTTCCCGCCTCGACCTCGTCCAGCGGTTCCAGCTCCCGGGCGCGGAGGACGTCCTGGGCTCCTCTGCGCTGCCCGGGGTCGCCGCGGGCTTCTCCGGCATGAGCGCCG GCGAGCGGCGCCTGCTGACGGAGAGGGACCTCATGCAGGTGGCCCAAAAAACGGGCAGGGAGTGGCAGGAGGTGGGGATCCAGTGCCTGGGGCTGGAGAAGAGCCGCCTGGAGCAGATCCGAGAGGACAACCCCAACAACGTCGTGATGCAGGTCTTCGAGATGCTCCGGGAATGGCTCCGGAGGGAGAAGCAGCACGCCACGGCCCTGCACCTCCACGCCTGCCTGGCCCAAGCCAACGTGAACCCCGAGGTGCTCACCTTCCTCCAGAGCATCGGGGGCGTCTGA